One Miscanthus floridulus cultivar M001 chromosome 11, ASM1932011v1, whole genome shotgun sequence DNA window includes the following coding sequences:
- the LOC136494195 gene encoding oxalate--CoA ligase-like, with product MAATEATTLTALLKEAAAAFPARRAVSVPGRLELTHAALDALVDAAAARLAADAGVLPGHGVALAFPNTVELVIMFLAVIRAGAVAAPLNPAYTQEEFEFYLSDSEARLLVTNAEGNAAAQAAAAKLGLVHAAATLHDAAGPVHLAGLPALANGNGTKSNGSHQGGGGGAAGGSPNDNDPSDVALFLHTSGTTSRPKGVPLTQRNLAASVRNIRSVYRLSESDATVVVLPLFHVHGLLCALLSSLASGASVALPASGRFSASTFWADMRASGATWYTAVPTIHQIILDRHASRPEAEAYPALRFIRSCSASLAPAILERLEAAFGAPVLEAYAMTEASHLMTSNPLPEDGARKPGSVGRAVGQELAVLDEEGRRVAAGSPGEVCVRGDNVTAGYKGNPEANEAAFRFGWFHTGDIGVVDEEGYVRLVGRIKELINRGGEKISPIEVDAVLLGVPGVAQAVSFGVPDDKYGEEINCAVIPRDGSALREEEVLAHCRRNLASFKVPKKVFITDDLPKTATGKIQRRIVAQHFVQPASA from the exons ATGGCGGCGACGGAGGCCACCACGCTGACGGCGCTGCTCAAGGAGGCGGCGGCCGCCTTCCCGGCCCGCCGCGCCGTCTCCGTCCCGGGCAGGCTGGAGCTCACGCACGCCGCCCTCGACGCGCTCGTCGACGCGGCGGCCGCGCGACTCGCCGCCGACGCCGGCGTCCTCCCGGGCCACGGTGTCGCGCTCGCCTTCCCCAACACCGTCGAG CTGGTGATCATGTTCCTGGCGGTGATCCGCGCGGGCGCCGTGGCGGCGCCGCTGAACCCGGCCTACACGCAGGAAGAGTTCGAGTTCTACCTCTCCGACTCGGAGGCGCGCCTCCTCGTCACCAACGCGGAGGGCAACGCGGCGGCGCAGGCGGCGGCCGCCAAGCTCGGGCTcgtccacgccgccgccaccctccACGACGCGGCCGGCCCGGTCCACCTCGCCGGCCTCCCGGCCCTGGCGAACGGGAACGGAACCAAGAGCAACGGGTCGCAccaaggcggcggcggtggcgcggcgggGGGCTCTCCCAACGACAACGACCCGTCGGACGTGGCGCTGTTCTTGCACACCTCCGGCACGACGAGCCGGCCCAAGGGCGTGCCGCTGACGCAGCGCAACCTGGCGGCGTCGGTGCGGAACATCCGGTCCGTGTACCGCCTGTCCGAGTCCGACGCCACGGTGGTGGTGCTGCCGCTGTTccacgtgcacgggctcctcTGCGCGCTGCTGAGCTCGCTGGCGTCGGGCGCGTCCGTGGCGCTGCCGGCGTCGGGGCGGTTCTCGGCGTCCACGTTCTGGGCCGACATGCGTGCCTCGGGCGCCACGTGGTACACGGCGGTGCCGACGATCCACCAGATCATCCTGGACCGTCACGCGTCGCGGCCGGAGGCGGAAGCATATCCGGCGCTGCGTTTCATCCGCAGCTGCAGCGCGTCGCTGGCGCCGGCGATCCTGGAGCGTCTGGAGGCGGCGTTCGGCGCGCCGGTGCTGGAGGCGTACGCGATGACGGAGGCGTCGCACCTGATGACGTCGAACCCACTGCCGGAGGACGGGGCCCGGAAGCCCGGGTCGGTGGGGCGGGCCGTCGGGCAGGAACTGGCGGTGCTGGACGAGGAAGGGCGGCGCGTGGCGGCGGGGAGCCCCGGGGAGGTGTGCGTCCGCGGGGACAACGTGACGGCGGGTTACAAGGGGAATCCGGAGGCGAACGAGGCGGCGTTCCGGTTCGGGTGGTTCCACACGGGGGACATCGGCGTGGTGGACGAGGAAGGGTACGTCCGGTTGGTCGGGCGCATCAAGGAGCTCATCAACCGCGGCGGGGAGAAGATCTCCCCGATCGAGGTGGACGCCGTGCTGCTGGGCGTCCCCGGCGTGGCGCAGGCCGTGTCGTTCGGCGTGCCCGACGACAAGTACGGGGAGGAGATCAACTGCGCGGTGATCCCGCGGGACGGGTCGGCGCTGCGGGAGGAGGAGGTGCTGGCGCACTGCCGGCGGAACCTGGCGTCGTTCAAGGTGCCCAAGAAGGTGTTCATCACCGACGACCTGCCCAAGACGGCCACCGGCAAGATCCAGCGCCGCATCGTGGCGCAGCACTTCGTGCAGCCGGCCAGTGCCTGA
- the LOC136494196 gene encoding probable LRR receptor-like serine/threonine-protein kinase At1g63430 — MTRRCAEGPPAPAPSLLQVLLALHCGVVFLQCSASAMGTDVSALMAFKRAIIEDPHSVLSDWTDADGNACDWRGVICSAPQGSVISLKLSNSSLKGFIAPELGRLSFLQELYLDHNLLFGTIPKLIGSLRNLRVLDLSVNRLTGPIPSELGGLSSVSVINFHSNGLTGSIPSELGKLQNLVELRLDRNRLKGPIPGSNTASFSPAADIGSTAHNGLCPSPRLYVGDFSYNFLVGKIPPCLKYLPRSSFQGNCFQDEYSVQQRALQMCISGSTGLRGGTNGFKHPGHNKHDKMQQPIWLLVLEIATGVLLVVFVITGIVTASRSCKLKPSIRISSWNRSKSWSDEITVLIDSDMLKSLPKLSRQELEVACEDFSNIIGSSPETVVYKGTMKDGPEVSVISLCAFEGQWTSHHELFYQNKVIDLARLNHENIAKFLGYCRESDPFSRMLVFEYAPNGTLFEHLHYGEGGQLSWLRRMKIAIGIAQGLRYLHTELQPPFAISELNSNSVYVTEDFTPKLVDFECWKMMFSRQFISRHEKSPGHLNSKSSFPGHGDSSEDKQADIQANTFAFGVILLEIISGRLPYCKDKGYLVDWATKYLQQPEEIGKLVDPELSSLRSEDLAVLCSVVSRCIDPDPSKRPSMQIITGVLENGIDLSAAAILKESSLAWAELALAL, encoded by the exons ATGACGAGGCGCTGTGCTGAggggccgccggcgccggcgccgagcCTCCTGCAGGTCCTCCTTGCCTTGCACTGCGGGGTGGTGTTCCTACAATGCTCGGCATCTGCCATGGGCACCGACG TGTCGGCGCTCATGGCATTCAAGCGCGCCATCATCGAGGACCCTCACTCCGTGCTCTCGGACTGGACTGACGCGGATGGCAACGCCTGCGACTGGCGCGGCGTGATCTGCTCCGCGCCCCAGGGCTCCGTCATCTCCCT GAAGCTATCAAACTCATCTCTCAAGGGATTCATCGCACCTGAACTTGGGCGGCTTAGTTTCTTGCAAGAGCT GTATTTGGATCATAACCTGCTCTTTGGCACAATTCCAAAACTAATTGGCTCACTGAGGAACCTGAGGGTTCTGGACTTGAGCGTTAATCGACTCACTGGCCCAATCCCTTCCGAGTTAGGTGGCTTGAGCAGTGTGAGCGTAAT AAACTTCCATTCCAATGGGTTGACTGGGAGTATACCGTCAGAGCTGGGAAAACTACAGAATCTCGTTGAACTTAGGTTGGACAGGAATAGATTGAAGGGACCGATTCCAGGAAGCAATACTGCCAGTTTTTCTCCTGCTGCAGATATTGG ATCCACAGCTCACAATGGACTATGCCCTTCTCCCCGATTATATGTTGGGGATTTTTCTTACAACTTTCTTGTTGGAAAAATTCCACCCTGCTTGAAATATCTTCCAAG GTCAAGTTTCCAAGGGAACTGCTTCCAGGATGAGTACTCTGTCCAACAACGAGCTTTGCAAATGTGTATAA GTGGTTCTACTGGCCTGCGAGGTGGCACAAATGGATTCAAACATCCTGGACATAATAAGCATGACAAAATGCAGCAACCAATTTGGCTTCTTGTTTTAGAAATTGCAACTGGTGTTCTTCTGGTTGTTTTTGTGATTACTGGTATCGTTACTGCTTCTAGAAGTTGCAAGCTGAAGCCTTCTATAAGAATATCATCATGGAATCGATCAAAAAGTTGGAGTGATGAGATAACAGTGTTGATTG ATTCTGATATGCTGAAAAGTTTACCAAAATTAAGTCGCCAGGAGCTTGAAGTAGCTTGTGAGGATTTTAGCAACATCATTGGCTCATCGCCAGAGACAGTAGTCTACAAAGGAACCATGAAGGATGGACCTGAAGTTTCTGTCATATCGTTATGCGCCTTTGAAGGTCAATGGACTAGCCACCATGAACTCTTTTACCAAAACAAG GTCATCGATCTGGCAAGATTGAATCATGAGAACATAGCAAAGTTTTTAGGTTACTGCAGGGAGAGTGATCCATTCTCTAGGATGCTAGTCTTCGAGTATGCACCAAATGGTACCTTATTTGAGCATCTACATT ATGGAGAAGGAGGCCAGTTATCTTGGCTCAGGCGAATGAAGATAGCCATTGGGATTGCCCAGGGGTTAAGATACCTGCATACTGAGTTGCAGCCCCCATTTGCTATATCTGAGCTTAATTCGAATTCCGTGTACGTTACGGAAGATTTTACTCCAAAG CTGGTTGATTTTGAATGCTGGAAGATGATGTTCTCGAGACAGTTCATCTCGAGACACGAGAAGTCTCCTGGACACTTGAATAGCAAATCCTCTTTCCCTGGCCATGGGGATTCATCTGAGGATAAACAAGCTGATATCCAAGCCAACACGTTTGCTTTTGGAGTGATTTTACTGGAGATTATCAGCGGGCGGCTTCCATATTGCAAGGATAAAGGTTATTTGGTGGACTGG GCGACCAAGTACCTCCAGCAGCCAGAGGAGATTGGGAAGCTGGTGGACCCCGAGCTAAGCAGCTTGCGGAGCGAGGACCTGGCGGTGCTGTGCAGCGTGGTGAGCCGGTGCATCGACCCGGACCCGTCCAAGAGGCCGTCGATGCAGATCATCACGGGCGTGCTTGAGAACGGGATCGACCTGTCGGCAGCCGCCATCCTCAAGGAGTCATCGCTGGCGTGGGCCGAGCTCGCCCTTGCCTTGTGA